In a single window of the Elaeis guineensis isolate ETL-2024a chromosome 8, EG11, whole genome shotgun sequence genome:
- the LOC105049844 gene encoding LOW QUALITY PROTEIN: sister chromatid cohesion 1 protein 4 (The sequence of the model RefSeq protein was modified relative to this genomic sequence to represent the inferred CDS: inserted 3 bases in 3 codons) — protein MFYSQFILAKKGPLGTIWIAAHLERKLRKNQVADTDIGVSVDSILFPEVPIALRLSSHLLLGVVRIYSRKVNYLFHDCSEALLKIKQAFRSTAVDLPPEESTAPYHSITLPETFHLDDFELPDSAYQGDFVDRHVSSKEQITLQDTMDRTGYSTSQFGLDERFGDGNASQIGLDLDEDLFLDKHLSPQDASAPRGSDDCTMHQGQSSFSLADMEIDDGKSGFDEDMGVETPKDLSELFKDSDKNILPRNDGTSQWHGYNIQTPDLNEVFFQNGHIEGPTAVPNQIDFVSPADEVTSPELVECAQAPSTPGLMEETISAAAHESPALSPQSKISPLTEPKAASLAQQCSSGFVAAPDEPHSECEQKSADNLYNDIVCDEVKDLPVANQIHENGETILPEVAPLDGLASVTNTDVMIVASNLSTENILESGVHLITNNTSLEDNAESSVLSKQDHTEDIDPHSNNNASLLNTDSHLRSCSSRPNQANSLSPEDVLVENTSELYQEPGGPSGTPVRQEALHVSESSFDLQGEDFNMTNVPNTGLEVHQQSGQALSEHVPGVSKENELLSGPICKDTLLDQLNCASSSEFPEPEKMLLAPAGNVDQVNELGPLTSEKGVIESDGSANRLSSLSGKKRHLMDSTPMLRNGTSTRMSGKPQIRRNTDYVPDDDDLLASILVGRTPVLRIGPTPPPAKAASLKRPRVTTRLGMPKRKVLLDDTTVLHADAIRQQLINTEDIRRMRKKAPCTRPDIWIIEKSVLEDEIFNESIILFYVVCFLSGVSVKLNSLHSRRYVSEIDESHYHADSLKEVELSRSLEFVRETNGXEMAESAPVMPNKADGELQGPSGTSVAIKTQFNKDSGEYDAQEHLGSLPDLPQWDLSNNNPPSTITVTENNVQDRNAEVDMSIPTTALLRPECETTTDNGVEEAAVHXNEYTAEFSKKIDDICMHSEQQSQHELIQPANKLIEMNNKALQITENTSFIGLAFAEDETRGASVMEGNGSVADAINVNCPQDAHSDAGRNGHDETLVSVQNSCLLEVEAGLQTDLTANRDSNSSIPGVAMENGETADPSGVTSHQTMEGKEDGLDAKVQDGAVVQKDSSNEVNPFQPNTEIENVPSAIGENSGFQEFNVDGGVDVESAPMEVAAAKEYSDFSSAVGGNDTEFLNVDDEADYDDAADHDMPNPEVAQSLENSGWSSRTRGVARYLKTLFDEESGRGKKIVAMDHLLAGKTRKEASRMFFETLVLKTRXYIHVEQDNPFECVNIKPRIKLLKSEF, from the exons GGTCGACTGCAGTTGATCTCCCTCCAGAAGAATCTACTGCACCCTATCATTCCATTACTTTGCCAGAGACCTTTCATCTGGATGATTTTGAACTACCTGATAGTGCATACCAGGG TGACTTTGTCGACCGCCATGTCAGTTCCAAAGAGCAGATTACACTTCAAGATACTATGGATCGCACAGGATATTCAACATCGCAATTTGGACTGGATG AAAGATTTGGTGATGGAAATGCATCTCAGATTGGCTTAGACCTTGATGAG GACTTATTCTTGGACAAGCATCTCTCACCTCAGGATGCGTCAGCTCCACGGGGCTCAGATGACTG TACCATGCATCAGGGTCAGTCCTCGTTTTCTCTTGCTGACATGGAAATTGATGATGGTAAAAGTGGGTTCGATGAGGATATGGGTGTTGAAACCCCGAAGGATTTGTCTGAACTTTTTAAGGATTCTGACAAGAATATACTTCCAAGAAATGATGGCACTTCGCAGTGGCATGGGTACAATATTCAAACTCCTGATCTTAATGAAGTGTTTTTTCAAAACGGTCATATTGAAGGCCCCACTGCAGTACCCAATCAAATTGATTTTGTTAGCCCCGCCGATGAAGTTACATCCCCTGAGTTGGTGGAATGTGCTCAGGCTCCATCTACTCCTGGTTTAATGGAAGAGACAATTTCAGCCGCTGCACATGAAAGTCCTGCTTTGAGTCCACAAAGCAAAATTTCACCATTAACTGAACCGAAGGCTGCTTCTCTTGCACAACAATGTTCAAGTGGCTTTGTAGCTGCACCTGATGAACCTCATTCAGAATGTGAACAGAAGAGTGCAGATAATCTATATAATGATATTGTTTGTGATGAAGTGAAAGACCTGCCAGTTGCCAATCAGATTCACGAGAATGGGGAGACCATACTTCCTGAAGTAGCTCCCTTGGATGGCCTGGCATCTGTGACTAATACTGATGTAATGATTGTGGCTTCCAACTTATCTACTGAAAATATACTGGAATCAGGAGTGCATTTAATTACCAACAACACTTCACTCGAGGATAATGCTGAGTCATCAGTTCTCAGTAAACAAGACCATACAGAAGATATTGACCCTCATTCCAATAATAATGCATCTTTACTCAACACTGATAGTCATTTGAGATCTTGTTCCTCAAGACCGAATCAAGCCAATTCATTGTCTCCAGAAGATGTTTTAGTAGAGAACACCTCCGAGCTTTATCAAGAACCTGGGGGGCCTTCAGGAACTCCAGTGAGACAGGAGGCACTTCATGTTAGTGAATCTTCTTTTGATTTGCAAG GTGAAGATTTCAACATGACTAATGTACCAAACACTGGTCTTGAGGTGCACCAGCAGTCAGGACAAGCATTATCAGAACATGTACCTGGTGTTAGCAAGGAAAATGAGCTATTGTCTGGTCCAATTTGTAAAGATACCTTGCTGGATCAGTTAAATTGTGCTTCAAGTTCCGAATTTCCAGAACCTGAAAAAATGCTTTTAGCTCCAGCTGGGAATGTTGACCAGGTTAATGAATTAGGACCGCTTACATCAGAAAAGGGGGTAATAGAGTCTGATGGAAGTGCTAACAGGCTCAGTAGCCTTTCTGGTAAAAAACGTCATTTAATGGATAGCACACCGATGCTGAGAAATGGCACTTCCACAAGGATGTCTGGCAAACCACAAATTAGAAGAAACACTGATTATGTGCCTGATGATGATGATCTGTTGGCATCAATTTTAG TTGGAAGGACTCCAGTCTTGAGGATAGGACCTACTCCACCACCCGCCAAAGCAGCTTCTCTAAAACGCCCTAGGGTAACAACCAGACTAGGCATGCCCAAGAGAAAGGTGCTATTGGATGATACTACAGTCTTACATGCTGA TGCAATACGGCAACAATTGATTAATACTGAAGATATTCGCCGCATGCGAAAGAAGGCTCCATGTACTCGTCCTGATATTTGGATTATTGAGAAAAGtgtattagaagatgaaattttCAATGAATCTATAATACTG TTTTATGTGGTTTGTTTTCTTTCAGGTGTATCTGTAAAGCTGAACAGCTTACACAGTCGAAGATATGTTTCAGAAATTGATGAATCTCATTATCATGCTGACTCATTAAAAGAGGTTGAGCTTTCTAGAAGCTTAGAGTTTGTTAGGGAAACTAATG AAGAAATGGCCGAGTCGGCTCCAGTTATGCCAAACAAAGCTGATGGTGAACTACAGGGACCATCAGGCACATCTGTAGCAATCAAGACACAGTTTAACAAAGACTCCGGTGAATATGATGCTCAAGAGCATTTAGGATCGCTACCTGATCTGCCTCAGTGGGATTTATCAAACAATAACCCACCATCTACAATTACAGTGACAGAAAACAATGTGCAGGATAGAAATGCTGAAGTTGACATGTCCATACCCACAACTGCACTTTTGAGGCCTGAATGTGAAACCACTACTGATAATGGAGTTGAAGAGGCTGCAGTTC AAAATGAATATACTGCTGAATTCTCTAAGAAGATTGATGATATATGCATGCATTCAGAGCAGCAATCACAGCATGAGTTGATACAACCTGCCAATAAGCTCATAGAGATGAACAATAAAGCATTACAGATAACTGAAAACACTTCATTTATTGGCTTGGCTTTTGCTGAGGATGAAACCAGAG GAGCTTCTGTCATGGAGGGAAATGGGAGTGTAGCAGATGCAATAAATGTAAATTGCCCACAAGATGCTCATTCTGATGCTGGCAGAAATGGGCATGATGAGACATTAGTCTCTGTACAAAACAGTTGTTTACTTGAAGTGGAGGCAGGTTTACAAACAGACCTGACTGCCAATAGAGATTCGAACTCTTCTATCCCCGGCGTGGCCATGGAAAATGGTGAAACTGCTGACCCAAGCGGTGTAACTAGTCATCAGACCATGGAGGGAAAGGAAGATGGTTTAGATGCTAAAGTGCAGGATGGAGCTGTGGTGCAGAAAGACTCGAGCAATGAAGTAAACCCATTTCAACCAAATACAGAAATCGAAAATGTTCCATCTGCAATTGGAGAAAATTCTGGCTTTCAGGAATTTAATGTAGATGGTGGTGTGGATGTGGAAAGTGCTCCCATGGAAGTTGCTGCTGCAAAAGAATATAGT GATTTTAGCAGTGCCGTCGGTGGCAATGATACAG AGTTTCTTAATGTAGACGATGAAGCAGACTATGATGATGCAGCAGATCATGATATGCCAAATCCTGAAGTGGCACAGTCACTTGAAAACAGTGGTTGGTCTTCTCGGACAAG AGGCGTCGCAAGGTATTTGAAAACTTTGTTTGATGAAGAATCTGGACGTGGCAAAAAAATCGTTGCCATGGATCACCTTTTGGCTGGTAAAACTCGCAAAGAAGCATCAAGAATGTTCTTTGAGACTTTG GTTCTGAAAACAA GATACATTCATGTTGAACAGGATAACCCTTTTGAATGCGTCAACATCAAACCTAGAATAAAGCTCCTAAAGTCAGAGTTCTAA